TCAGAATTTGACTGGGTTAATGGCTATTGCGCAGCAGACACAGTTTTCCACGCTGTCCCTTTTGGGTGGGATGTTAGTCTGGTTAGCGTTGCCAGTGACCCTGGCGATGGCAATTTTCAATCGCAGGGGACTGTAATGTCAGAGCAATTTGTTCACCTCCGTACAATCAAGTCACTACTGGGCGGTGTGTTTCTGTTTTTATCATTCGCGCTGTTACAAGGTTGTGGGGAAGAGACTGAGAAGACCGCCATGGTGCGGCAGGCTATCGCGATAGAAAGCAGTGACGAATGTCATATGTGCGGGATGATTATTACCAATTTTCCTGGCCCTAAAGGGCAGCTGTATTCACGGGGTATCAGTGGCAATATGCGCTTCTGCTCGACCCGGGATATGTTTGCCTTTATCGTTGATCCGGAAAATCAGCACAACATTCAGGAGGCCTATGTACACGATATGGCAGTCACT
The genomic region above belongs to Amphritea japonica ATCC BAA-1530 and contains:
- a CDS encoding nitrous oxide reductase accessory protein NosL, which encodes MSEQFVHLRTIKSLLGGVFLFLSFALLQGCGEETEKTAMVRQAIAIESSDECHMCGMIITNFPGPKGQLYSRGISGNMRFCSTRDMFAFIVDPENQHNIQEAYVHDMAVTPWDHPDDETYIDAKKAFYVIGHGKKGAMGPTLASFSTQADADAFVSSEGGSVYRFEQITLELLVSMNSLRVKPSLPQTSE